In one Verrucomicrobiales bacterium genomic region, the following are encoded:
- a CDS encoding electron transfer flavoprotein subunit beta/FixA family protein, translated as MKILVPLKRVPDPDTRIRVKSDGSGIETDGVKFSVNPFDAIAVEEALRLKEKLGEAEVVVVTLGGDECVEQLRVGLAMGADRALRVPLAAELDPLGIAKVLAAVYRREKPD; from the coding sequence ATGAAAATCTTGGTTCCTTTGAAGCGAGTGCCGGATCCCGACACCAGGATCCGGGTGAAATCCGACGGCTCGGGCATCGAGACCGATGGCGTGAAGTTTTCGGTCAATCCGTTCGACGCCATTGCCGTGGAGGAAGCGCTGCGGCTGAAGGAGAAGCTGGGCGAGGCGGAGGTGGTCGTGGTCACCCTGGGCGGGGATGAATGCGTGGAGCAGCTGCGCGTCGGCTTGGCCATGGGGGCGGATCGGGCCCTGCGGGTTCCCCTGGCAGCGGAACTGGATCCGCTCGGCATCGCCAAGGTCCTGGCGGCGGTATATCGGCGCGAGAAGCCTGACTT